A genomic window from Desulfovermiculus halophilus DSM 18834 includes:
- a CDS encoding methylenetetrahydrofolate reductase: MKTQSRLEKVLRAGHFAFTGELGPPRGTNVQAVKDKASHLKGMVDGVNITDNQTGMVRMSSWATSLIVKDEGLEPIYQMVCRDRNRLAMQADVLGASSLGINTMLCLSGDHQQFGDHPHAKGVFDIDSIQLLAMVKNMRDEGKFQGGADIDGPPEMFIGAAANPFAEPYAWRVHRLAKKIQAGADFIQTQCIYNMKRMREWTKQAVDMGLAEKTSILAGITPMKSVGMAKYMQTKVPGMDVPEEIVKRLRGVEKKKQKDEGIKIAVEQIQEFKEMEGIAGVHLMAIEWEHRVPEIAEMAGVLPRPEV; the protein is encoded by the coding sequence ATGAAGACGCAGAGTAGATTGGAAAAGGTCTTGCGTGCAGGCCACTTTGCTTTTACCGGGGAACTCGGGCCACCTCGCGGAACGAATGTTCAGGCAGTCAAGGACAAGGCCTCCCACCTCAAGGGCATGGTGGACGGGGTGAATATCACCGACAACCAGACCGGTATGGTCCGCATGTCCAGCTGGGCCACATCGCTGATCGTCAAGGACGAAGGTCTGGAGCCGATCTACCAAATGGTCTGCAGGGACAGGAACAGACTAGCAATGCAGGCCGATGTTCTGGGAGCCAGCTCCCTGGGCATCAACACCATGCTCTGCCTCTCCGGCGACCATCAGCAGTTCGGCGACCATCCCCACGCCAAAGGCGTCTTTGACATAGACTCCATCCAGCTCTTGGCCATGGTCAAGAACATGCGGGACGAGGGAAAGTTTCAGGGAGGGGCGGATATCGACGGTCCACCTGAGATGTTCATCGGGGCCGCCGCCAACCCCTTTGCCGAGCCCTATGCCTGGAGGGTGCACCGGCTGGCCAAGAAGATCCAGGCCGGGGCCGACTTTATCCAGACCCAGTGCATCTACAATATGAAGCGGATGCGGGAGTGGACCAAGCAAGCCGTGGACATGGGACTGGCGGAAAAGACCTCCATTCTGGCCGGAATCACGCCCATGAAGAGTGTGGGTATGGCCAAATACATGCAGACCAAGGTGCCGGGGATGGACGTTCCGGAGGAGATCGTCAAGCGGCTGCGCGGAGTGGAGAAAAAGAAGCAGAAAGACGAAGGGATAAAGATTGCTGTGGAGCAGATTCAGGAGTTCAAGGAGATGGAAGGGATTGCCGGGGTGCATCTCATGGCCATCGAGTGGGAGCACAGGGTGCCGGAAATCGCCGAGATGGCCGGCGTCCTGCCCCGCCCGGAAGTCTAG